One genomic region from Curtobacterium sp. 9128 encodes:
- a CDS encoding ThuA domain-containing protein encodes MRHALVVRGGWDGHQPVETTDTFIPFLRDNGFDVRVSDSTAVYADASVMDGIDLVVQVNTMTTIAPDEFAGLQRAVLAGTGMAGWHGGIADAYRDNADYLHMIGGQFAHHAGKHPDERVGDQTDNYVPYTVHITELGHEHPITAGIEDFDLVTEQYWVLSDEYNDVLATTTQQARPWDAWNRPVTSPAIWTRQWGKGRVFVSAPGHRVEIVEQQPVRTIIERGLLWAAR; translated from the coding sequence ACGCGCTCGTCGTCCGCGGCGGCTGGGACGGGCACCAGCCCGTCGAGACCACCGACACCTTCATCCCGTTCCTGCGCGACAACGGCTTCGACGTCCGCGTGTCGGACTCGACGGCCGTCTACGCGGACGCCTCCGTGATGGACGGCATCGACCTCGTCGTCCAGGTGAACACCATGACCACCATCGCACCGGACGAGTTCGCCGGCCTGCAGCGCGCAGTGCTCGCCGGCACCGGCATGGCCGGGTGGCACGGCGGCATCGCCGACGCCTACCGGGACAACGCGGACTACCTGCACATGATCGGTGGGCAGTTCGCCCACCACGCCGGCAAGCACCCGGACGAACGCGTCGGCGACCAGACCGACAACTACGTCCCGTACACGGTGCACATCACCGAGCTCGGGCACGAGCACCCGATCACGGCGGGCATCGAGGACTTCGACCTGGTGACCGAGCAGTACTGGGTGCTGAGCGACGAGTACAACGACGTCCTCGCCACGACGACGCAGCAGGCTCGGCCGTGGGACGCCTGGAACCGCCCGGTGACCTCGCCCGCGATCTGGACCCGGCAGTGGGGGAAGGGGCGTGTGTTCGTCTCGGCTCCCGGACACCGCGTCGAGATCGTCGAGCAGCAGCCTGTCCGCACGATCATCGAACGGGGCCTGCTGTGGGCCGCGCGCTGA
- a CDS encoding Gfo/Idh/MocA family oxidoreductase produces the protein MVGVGNISRQYLEHLPSLPSLRLTAVADLDTERAAEVAREHGVAALGVDELLTHDDVDVVLNLTIPAAHADVATRALAAGKHVYGEKPLALSTAEAAPVLELARTAGLRVGSAPDTVLGTGIQTARAALDDGVIGTPVGAAVAWSAPGHELWHPAPAFYYQPGGGPLLDMGPYYLTSLVSFFGPVVRVSGSATRSTRERTVGTGPAAGTPIPVDVDTHVVAVLEHENGVVSTVSVSFEVWATRTPLFEVYGTSGTLAVPDPNGFSDPVELATADDRTFRALPVQAGYADAGRGYGLADMARAIDTDRPHRASGALAFHVLEVMEAVATASRDHVVVELTSRVERPDLVPAGARPDSW, from the coding sequence ATGGTCGGCGTCGGGAACATCAGCCGGCAGTACCTCGAGCACCTCCCGTCCCTGCCGAGCCTCCGTCTCACCGCGGTGGCCGACCTCGACACCGAGCGAGCAGCCGAGGTCGCCCGGGAGCACGGGGTCGCCGCACTCGGGGTCGACGAGCTCCTGACGCACGACGACGTCGACGTGGTGCTCAACCTGACGATCCCCGCGGCGCACGCCGACGTCGCGACCCGGGCGCTCGCCGCGGGGAAGCACGTCTACGGCGAGAAGCCGCTGGCCCTGTCGACGGCCGAGGCGGCACCGGTCCTCGAACTCGCACGCACCGCCGGACTCCGGGTCGGCAGCGCGCCGGACACCGTCCTCGGTACCGGGATCCAGACGGCACGGGCAGCGCTCGACGACGGCGTGATCGGGACCCCGGTCGGCGCTGCCGTGGCGTGGAGCGCGCCCGGACACGAGCTCTGGCACCCGGCACCGGCGTTCTACTACCAGCCGGGGGGTGGCCCGCTGCTCGACATGGGGCCGTACTACCTGACGAGCCTCGTGTCGTTCTTCGGACCCGTCGTCCGTGTCAGCGGCAGCGCGACCCGGTCCACCCGGGAGCGAACGGTCGGGACCGGACCTGCGGCAGGGACCCCGATCCCGGTCGACGTGGACACCCACGTCGTCGCCGTCCTGGAGCACGAGAACGGGGTCGTGTCCACGGTCTCGGTGTCGTTCGAGGTCTGGGCGACCAGGACCCCGCTCTTCGAGGTGTACGGCACGTCCGGCACACTCGCGGTGCCCGACCCGAACGGGTTCTCCGACCCGGTGGAGCTCGCGACGGCCGACGACCGGACGTTCCGTGCGCTGCCGGTGCAGGCGGGCTACGCGGATGCCGGCCGCGGGTACGGACTCGCGGACATGGCGCGGGCGATCGACACCGATCGACCGCACCGGGCGAGCGGCGCCCTGGCGTTCCACGTGCTCGAGGTCATGGAGGCGGTGGCGACCGCGTCGCGCGATCACGTCGTGGTCGAGCTGACGTCGCGCGTGGAGCGACCGGACCTCGTCCCGGCGGGAGCGCGGCCCGACTCCTGGTGA
- a CDS encoding LacI family DNA-binding transcriptional regulator yields MVTINEVAKAAGVSISTVSYALSGKRTISATTRARIDRAVAELDYRPNAGARMLAGARTDILALSAPIRPDAHLPTHMRFVTAVVEAARAHDDDVLLLARDDEVTGIQRVAHSSLVDGVVVLGVSTDDERADVVRASGVPAAFVGVPGDTTGLTCIDLDFAEAGRASVRRLVADGHRSIGVIGHPATYVERHTGFIRRFADAFDDECRASGVATVAHYPSLDRADQRAAADRLLTELPDMTALVFHCNEPVVDTVLAHLSSRGIRVPDDLSVLAACASYDTTVMDTPLSTIPLPLEEMCRGAVERTVRQVDGTHEPGVTLIPPRFTDLGSIRRIG; encoded by the coding sequence ATGGTGACGATCAACGAGGTGGCGAAGGCCGCCGGTGTCTCGATCTCGACCGTCTCGTACGCCCTCTCCGGCAAGCGGACGATCTCAGCCACCACCCGCGCCCGCATCGACCGCGCGGTCGCCGAGCTCGACTACCGCCCGAACGCCGGAGCCCGCATGCTCGCCGGTGCCCGCACGGACATCCTCGCGCTCTCCGCGCCGATCCGACCGGACGCGCACCTGCCGACCCACATGCGGTTCGTCACCGCCGTCGTCGAGGCTGCTCGCGCGCACGACGACGACGTCCTGCTGCTGGCACGCGACGACGAGGTGACCGGCATCCAGCGCGTCGCGCACTCGTCCCTCGTTGACGGCGTCGTCGTTCTCGGGGTCTCGACCGACGACGAACGTGCCGACGTCGTCCGCGCATCTGGTGTCCCCGCCGCCTTCGTCGGCGTGCCGGGTGACACCACCGGCCTGACCTGCATCGACCTCGACTTCGCCGAGGCCGGCCGGGCATCCGTCCGGCGGCTCGTCGCCGACGGACACCGCAGCATCGGCGTGATCGGACACCCGGCGACCTACGTCGAGCGGCACACCGGCTTCATCCGTCGCTTCGCGGACGCGTTCGACGACGAGTGCCGTGCGTCCGGGGTCGCCACCGTCGCGCACTACCCCTCCCTCGACCGGGCCGACCAGCGTGCCGCCGCTGATCGACTCCTGACGGAACTGCCCGACATGACCGCGCTCGTGTTCCACTGCAACGAGCCGGTCGTCGACACGGTCCTCGCCCACCTGTCGTCCCGTGGCATCCGTGTCCCGGACGACCTGTCGGTGCTCGCCGCCTGTGCGAGCTACGACACCACGGTGATGGACACCCCGCTGTCCACCATCCCGCTGCCGCTCGAGGAGATGTGCCGCGGCGCCGTGGAGCGCACCGTCCGCCAGGTCGACGGGACGCACGAGCCCGGCGTGACCCTCATCCCGCCACGGTTCACCGACCTCGGCAGCATCCGCCGGATCGGGTGA
- a CDS encoding extracellular solute-binding protein: MKKSRVLGALAGLAAAAVVLSGCSAGGDSAAEDGKTLKLWHYESEDSAMGKAWKESIKVFEKETGAKVEFQEKSFEQIRKTASQSLNSDQAPDLIEYNKGNATAGLLASQGLLSPLDDAVKQYGWDDKLAKSLQTTARYDDKGVMGSGSWYGVPDYGEYVEFYYNKELFQKYGVEVPKTMDDLESAMATFQAAGVTPLAESAAEYPLGQLWYQLALQKADRDWVDDYQLYKNPVDFSGKEISTATKTVQDWTDKGYISSDSTGMKAEDAGTAFISGKYPMFFSGSWWYGRFTTEMQQDWGTFLFPGAEMSPGSSGNLWVVPTKAKNKKLAEQFIDITLRPEIQAIIGNNGGVPVAADESDITDPKSKELIANFNTLTERDGLAYYPDWPTSTFYDQLNAGLQSVVNGSSSPSKVDDELGQQYADGVKAVTG; the protein is encoded by the coding sequence ATGAAGAAGTCCCGTGTGCTCGGCGCCCTCGCCGGGCTGGCCGCGGCCGCAGTCGTCCTCAGCGGTTGCTCCGCCGGCGGCGACAGCGCCGCCGAAGACGGCAAGACCCTCAAGCTCTGGCACTACGAGTCCGAGGACTCCGCCATGGGCAAGGCCTGGAAGGAGTCCATCAAGGTCTTCGAGAAGGAGACCGGCGCGAAGGTCGAGTTCCAGGAGAAGAGCTTCGAGCAGATCCGCAAGACGGCCAGCCAGTCGCTCAACTCCGACCAGGCGCCCGACCTCATCGAGTACAACAAGGGCAACGCCACGGCCGGACTGCTCGCCAGCCAGGGCCTCCTCAGCCCGCTCGACGACGCGGTCAAGCAGTACGGCTGGGACGACAAGCTCGCCAAGTCGCTGCAGACCACCGCGCGCTACGACGACAAGGGCGTGATGGGCTCCGGCTCCTGGTACGGCGTGCCCGACTACGGCGAGTACGTCGAGTTCTACTACAACAAGGAGCTCTTCCAGAAGTACGGCGTCGAGGTCCCGAAGACCATGGACGACCTCGAGTCGGCCATGGCGACGTTCCAGGCAGCAGGCGTCACGCCGCTCGCCGAGTCGGCGGCGGAGTACCCGCTCGGCCAGCTCTGGTACCAGTTGGCGCTCCAGAAGGCCGACCGCGACTGGGTCGACGACTACCAGCTGTACAAGAACCCGGTCGACTTCTCCGGCAAGGAGATCAGCACCGCGACGAAGACCGTCCAGGACTGGACCGACAAGGGCTACATCTCGTCCGACTCCACCGGGATGAAGGCCGAGGACGCCGGGACCGCGTTCATCAGCGGCAAGTACCCGATGTTCTTCTCCGGCTCGTGGTGGTACGGCCGCTTCACCACCGAGATGCAGCAGGACTGGGGCACGTTCCTGTTCCCGGGTGCCGAGATGTCGCCAGGCTCCTCCGGCAACCTCTGGGTGGTCCCGACCAAGGCGAAGAACAAGAAGCTCGCCGAGCAGTTCATCGACATCACCCTGCGTCCGGAGATCCAGGCGATCATCGGCAACAACGGCGGGGTCCCCGTCGCGGCGGACGAGTCCGACATCACGGACCCGAAGAGCAAGGAACTCATCGCCAACTTCAACACGCTGACCGAGCGTGACGGCCTGGCGTACTACCCGGATTGGCCCACGTCGACGTTCTACGACCAGCTGAACGCGGGGCTCCAGAGCGTGGTCAACGGCAGCAGCTCCCCGTCGAAGGTCGACGACGAGCTCGGCCAGCAGTACGCGGACGGCGTCAAGGCCGTCACGGGCTGA
- a CDS encoding sugar ABC transporter permease codes for MPSSGRGSYWFYLLPGFVLLAAIILVPLGWNVYLSFTNYRGILPPQWTGLDNWRRLMADGQFWISFRNSIAMILAMVIVPTSLGLVLAAALFDVIGKKFGGRLASFLRATYYLPQILPAVIAAIVIGWILRPENGALNVILDAVGLGGLQHNWLGSPDTALLSVAVVLVWVQIGYPVVVFMAALQRVDPELYEAAELDGAGWFQRFRAITVHIIRPEIFVVVLTCTIAALKVFGPVYALTGGGPGNATIVPSYYSYSQFFQAQQVGYGATIATALTVVIVIVAIAFIAAQNRAERKEEAR; via the coding sequence ATGCCCTCGAGCGGTCGTGGCAGCTACTGGTTCTACCTGCTGCCCGGGTTCGTCCTGCTCGCAGCGATCATCCTCGTGCCGCTCGGCTGGAACGTGTACCTGTCGTTCACGAACTACCGGGGCATCCTCCCGCCGCAGTGGACGGGCCTCGACAACTGGCGGCGGCTGATGGCCGACGGGCAGTTCTGGATCTCCTTCCGGAACAGCATCGCGATGATCCTCGCGATGGTGATCGTGCCGACGAGCCTCGGTCTCGTCCTCGCCGCCGCGCTGTTCGACGTGATCGGCAAGAAGTTCGGCGGGCGGCTCGCGAGCTTCCTCCGCGCGACCTACTACCTGCCGCAGATCCTGCCGGCCGTCATCGCGGCGATCGTCATCGGCTGGATCCTCCGGCCGGAGAACGGCGCCCTCAACGTCATCCTCGACGCGGTCGGACTCGGCGGCCTCCAGCACAACTGGCTCGGCAGCCCGGACACGGCGCTGCTCTCCGTCGCGGTCGTGCTCGTCTGGGTGCAGATCGGGTACCCGGTCGTGGTGTTCATGGCCGCCCTGCAGCGCGTCGACCCGGAGCTCTACGAGGCGGCAGAACTCGACGGCGCCGGCTGGTTCCAGCGCTTCCGTGCGATCACCGTGCACATCATCCGGCCCGAGATCTTCGTGGTCGTCCTCACCTGCACCATCGCTGCGCTGAAGGTCTTCGGACCGGTGTACGCGCTGACCGGTGGCGGCCCAGGGAACGCGACCATCGTGCCGAGCTACTACTCGTACAGCCAGTTCTTCCAGGCGCAGCAGGTCGGGTACGGCGCGACGATCGCAACCGCGCTCACCGTCGTGATCGTCATCGTCGCCATCGCGTTCATCGCGGCCCAGAACCGGGCCGAGCGGAAGGAAGAAGCCCGATGA
- a CDS encoding carbohydrate ABC transporter permease — protein MTGIVSAPTTEAASVTDARRASRPTAGGPTRRKSAGEGGRKRPADWIVLAGGIVIAVLIAAPFLLILLNSFKTPADYAAGGPLAWPAHISFDGITTFWNRVDFPLKLWNSVFISGSVAILAVLISILNAFAIGIGRVRYRTWIVVLFMLANMLPQEVLLYPLYMMFKGIGLYDNVWSVIIVFTVIQSAFGTYLLSSVYGTFPKEILEAAALDGAGRWRVLWRVIVPISRPTLSVLLIFFFIWTWNEFLIPLTFLVSNDNQTVPVAISLLQGDRLMDVTTTSASALLGLIPTLVFFLIFQRTLARGITAGAVK, from the coding sequence ATGACCGGGATCGTGTCAGCACCGACGACCGAGGCGGCCTCCGTGACGGACGCACGCCGAGCCTCCAGGCCGACCGCCGGAGGCCCCACGCGCCGGAAGAGCGCCGGTGAGGGCGGGCGCAAGCGCCCGGCCGACTGGATCGTCCTGGCCGGCGGCATCGTCATCGCCGTCCTGATCGCCGCGCCGTTCCTGCTCATCCTGCTCAATTCGTTCAAGACGCCGGCGGACTACGCGGCCGGTGGGCCGCTCGCGTGGCCGGCGCACATCTCGTTCGACGGCATCACCACGTTCTGGAACCGCGTCGACTTCCCGCTGAAGCTCTGGAACAGCGTCTTCATCAGCGGCTCGGTCGCGATCCTCGCGGTGCTCATCTCGATCCTCAACGCCTTCGCGATCGGGATCGGCCGGGTGCGGTACCGCACCTGGATCGTGGTGCTGTTCATGCTGGCGAACATGCTCCCGCAAGAGGTCCTGCTCTACCCGCTCTACATGATGTTCAAGGGCATCGGACTGTACGACAACGTGTGGAGCGTGATCATCGTCTTCACCGTGATCCAGTCCGCGTTCGGGACGTACCTGCTCTCGAGCGTGTACGGCACCTTCCCGAAGGAGATCCTCGAGGCGGCCGCGCTCGACGGTGCCGGCCGCTGGCGGGTGCTGTGGCGCGTGATCGTGCCGATCAGCCGTCCGACGCTGTCCGTCCTGCTCATCTTCTTCTTCATCTGGACGTGGAACGAGTTCCTCATCCCGCTGACGTTCCTCGTCAGCAACGACAACCAGACGGTCCCCGTCGCGATCTCCCTGCTGCAGGGGGACCGGCTGATGGACGTCACCACCACGAGTGCCTCGGCGCTCCTCGGGCTCATCCCGACACTCGTGTTCTTCCTCATCTTCCAGCGCACCCTCGCGCGCGGCATCACGGCAGGAGCGGTCAAGTAA